From Brachionichthys hirsutus isolate HB-005 chromosome 7, CSIRO-AGI_Bhir_v1, whole genome shotgun sequence, the proteins below share one genomic window:
- the cog2 gene encoding conserved oligomeric Golgi complex subunit 2, producing MNLPKGPESLCFDKDVFMKDDFDVDQFVSECRKQVQLEEMREDLELYYKLLKTAMVELINKDYADFVNLSTNLVGMDKALNQLSVPLGQLREEVMSLRSCVSEVIQSIDNQLSKQEDLQKKKVCVSRLIQVVRSVEKIEKILHSQSSKESSSLEIGSPLLAGQILERIATEFNQLQFHAVQSKGMPLLDKVRPRIAGITSMLQQSLEGLLIEGLQTSNVDMVRHCLRTYATIDKTRDAEALVGQVLVKPYMDQVIVEEMVKSSQNGLQMMYSRLLEFVPHHFRLLRGVTGGAISSGKADIVPGYDFLVNSVWPEMIRGIEERLSYLFNPGNPDIFYERYGTSMEFVRKFERQCSSQASVKRLRAHPSYIGFQNKWNLPVYFQLRYKEIAGSLENAISDGLEPAPAGSTYHLQASEMLWSCLVRCWSDKVYLSPLAHRLWKLTLQLYARYAKFLDQVLTKTPPPEVTKEAARPLPSSASSTSSRTSMDDGGSESGSPGSLSTKQLIYIAADIQKLQEQIPELSEMVRQRLEAIGIINLAVVEDALLDSKACLSSSIPTLNSRMTQQLTERSCRFLKSVSEVPRLYRRTNKELPVCPSAYMDNALRPLHQLLSDSTGLVTPSTAQEWLRVTLCECTQRYYETISEVLSSVRKMEESLKRLKQARKGATPSTTAGTNGAPTDDSKIRLQLALDAEYLGQQIQKMGLQPSDISMFSTLMDLVKEARELAEQNQ from the exons ATGAATCTGCCAAAGGGACCAGAGTCTTTGTGCTTCGACAAGGATGTTTTCATGAAG gATGACTTTGACGTTGACCAGTTCGTGTCAGAATGTCGGAAGCAGGTCCAATTGGAAGAGATGAGAGAAGACCTGGAGCTCTACTATAAACTGCTTAAAACGGCCATGGTGGAACTCATCAACAAGGACTACGCCGACTTTGTTAACTTATCCACCAACCtg GTGGGGATGGACAAAGCCCTCAATCAGCTCTCTGTGCCATTGGGACAGTTACGAGAGGAGGTTATG AGTTTGCGGTCCTGTGTGAGTGAGGTAATTCAGTCTATAGACAACCAGCTATCCAAGCAGGAGgatctgcagaaaaaaaag GTGTGTGTATCGAGGCTGATTCAGGTGGTGCGCTCGGTGGAGAAGATTGAGAAGATCCTCCATTCCCAGAGCTCCAAGGAATCCAGCTCCTTAGAAATTGGCAG TCCACTTTTAGCAGGTCAGATCCTGGAGAGGATTGCTACAGAATTTAACCAGCTACAGTTCCATGCTGTCCAGAGCAAAGGCATGCCTCTACTAGACAAAGTTAGACCT CGTATTGCAGGGATCACCTCCATGCTGCAGCAGTCTCTCGAGGGCTTGCTGATCGAGGGTCTACAGACATCCAATGTGGACATGGTGCGCCACTGCTTGAGGACGTACGCTACCATAGACAAGACCCGCGATGCTGAGGCGCTGGTAGGACAGGTGCTGGTCAAGCCGTATATGGACCAG gtgattGTTGAAGAGATGGTAAAGTCCAGCCAGAATGGTCTCCAGATGATGTACTCAAGACTGCTGGAGTTCGTTCCTCACCATTTTAGACTGCTTCGAGGTGTGACTGGGGGGGCAATATCCAG TGGCAAAGCTGATATAGTACCAGGCTATGATTTCCTGGTAAACTCTGTGTGGCCGGAGATGATCAGAGGGATCGAGGAGAGGTTGTCCTATCTCTTCAACCCTGGAAACCCTGACATATTTTATGAG CGTTACGGCACAAGTATGGAGTTTGTGCGCAAGTTTGAGCGTCAGTGCAGTTCGCAGGCCAGTGTGAAGAGACTGAGAGCACATCCCTCATATATCGGCTTCCAAAACAAATGGAACCTGCCTGTGTACTTTCAATTAAG ATACAAAGAAATAGCAGGAAGTCTGGAGAACGCCATAAGTGATGGACTAGAACCGGCACCAG CTGGCAGCACATACCACCTACAGGCATCTGAGATGTTGTGGTCCTGTTTAGTAAGATGTTGGTCAGACAAAGTCTACCTGTCACCTCTGGCCCATCGCCTCTGGAAGCTCACGCTGCAGCTCTATGCAAGATATGCCAAGTTTCTTGATCAG GTGTTGACTAAGACTCCACCCCCTGAGGTGACCAAGGAGGCAGCCAGGCCTCTGCCAAGCtcagcctcctccacctctagcCGAACTTCAATGGATGATGGAGGCAGTGAGAGTGGGAGTCCTGGCTCCTTGTCCACCAAACAGCTGATCTACATTGCAGCTGACATCCAAAAGCTGCAAGAGCAG ATACCAGAGTTGTCAGAGATGGTCAGACAGCGGTTAGAAGCCATTGGAATCATAAACCTTGCTGTTGTGGAAG ATGCTCTATTAGACTCCAAGGCGTGCCTGTCGAGTAGCATTCCCACGCTGAACTCCAGGATGACGCAACAACTGACTGAACGCAGTTGCCGCTTCCTGAAGAGCGTTTCGGAAGTTCCACGTCTCTACCGCAGGACTAATAAG GAACTACCAGTGTGTCCATCAGCCTACATGGACAACGCTTTACGGCCATTGCATCAATTGCTAAGTGACTCAACAGGGCTGGTAACACCGTCGACAGCACAGGAGTGGCTGCGAGTTACACTATGTGAATGCACACAGAG GTACTATGAGACCATCTCAGAGGTGCTGAGCTcagtgaggaagatggaggagagtCTGAAGCGGTTAAAGCAAGCAAGAAAGGGTGCGACCCCATCGACCACGGCGGGAACAAACGGCGCGCCTACAGATGACAGCAAGATCCGACTTCAGCTCGCACTGGATGCGGAATACCTGGGGCAGCAG ATCCAGAAGATGGGTCTTCAGCCAAGTGACATCTCCATGTTCTCCACCCTAATGGACCTCGTAAAGGAGGCCAGAGAGCTTGCTGAACAGAACcagtga